The following proteins are co-located in the Gossypium hirsutum isolate 1008001.06 chromosome A02, Gossypium_hirsutum_v2.1, whole genome shotgun sequence genome:
- the LOC107957072 gene encoding uncharacterized protein: MATLSLQPHYSPLRFRRFHLSSFNLKAVPRFSRQIYGKGVRVSTSISRGNAKIRGRFGGLSVSCFSKMDAEIEKVSSEQKEEEEEERPPFDINLAVILAGFAFEAYTTPPENIGRREIDAADCKTVYLSGSFVREIYDGQLFIKLKKGFDFPAMDPWGTSDPYVVMELDGQVVKSKTKWGTKEPTWNEDLTFNIKLPPSKYIQVAAWDANLVTPHKRMGNAGISLENICDGNLHELLVELEGMGGGGRLQLEVKYKSFEEIEEEKMWWKLPFVSEFLRRNGFDSALKMFVGSESVSARQFVEYAFGQLKSFNDANFLKERLLNGNKIGVEGVRKSNDSSVSEMSFSHGESSPEATFSDTSNNSENNSEEFQLDNSGMANGQNAKPVAQIGNMQFDNHFWKNFADVINQNVVQKLGVPIPEKLKWDGFDLLNKIGLQSQEIAEAKYIESGLATPDYQDTQGDNVPESGSATREDPENKNDKAIGPLTINTIQSSLPDIKKATQDLLRQTDSILGALMVLTAAVSQSKKEGQENENKEDSSTKVETSVSRYSGGEKLPRTLDGSVLDEKKTEEMKELFTTAESAMEAWAMLASSLGHPSFIKSEFEKLCFLDNETTDTQAAIWRDSARRRLVVAFRGTEQARWKDLRTDLMLVPAGLNPERIGGDFKQEVQVHSGFLSAYDSVRIRIISLIKASIGYIDELLEPQHRWQVYVTGHSLGGALATLLALELSSSKLAKCGAISVTMYNFGSPRVGNRRFAEVYNEKVKDSWRIVNHRDIIPTVPRLMGYCHVAQPVYLAAGELKDALENMELWKDGYQGDVIGEYTPDVLVTEFMKGERELIEQILQTEINIFRAIRDGSALMQHMEDFYYISLLETVRSNYQTVASSRKIEEGSSQS; the protein is encoded by the exons ATGGCTACTCTCTCCCTCCAACCTCACTACTCGCCTCTCCGATTCCGTCGATTCCACCTCAGTAGTTTCAACCTCAAAGCTGTGCCGAGATTTTCCCGCCAAATTTACGGGAAAGGAGTTAGGGTTTCAACGAGTATTTCGAGAGGAAATGCGAAGATTAGAGGAAGATTTGGAGGGTTGTCGGTTTCTTGTTTCTCTAAAATGGATGCTGAGATTGAGAAGGTTTCATCGGAacagaaagaagaagaagaagaagagcggCCTCCTTTTGATATCAATCTTGCTGTTATTCTTGCTGGTTTTGCTTTTGAAGCTTATACAACTCCGCCT GAAAATATAGGGAGGCGTGAAATTGATGCTGCAGATTGTAAGACTGTTTATCTCTCAGG GTCATTTGTACGAGAGATTTATGATGGCCAATTgtttataaagttaaaaaaaggTTTTGATTTCCCTGCTATGGACCCATGG GGAACTAGTGATCCATATGTTGTAATGGAATTGGATGGTCAAGTTGTCAAAAGCAAGACTAAATGGGG GACAAAGGAGCCAACGTGGAATGAGGACCTCACCTTTAATATTAAACTTCCCCCTTCGAAATATATTCAG GTTGCTGCTTGGGATGCAAACCTTGTGACTCCTCATAAGCGCATGGGAAATGCAGGCATTAGTCTAGAAAACATCTGTGATG GAAACTTGCATGAACTGCTGGTGGAGTTGGAAGGAATGGGAGGTGGAGGCAGGTTGCAGCTTGAG GTTAAGTATAAGAGTTTTGAAGAGATTGAGGAAGAGAAAATGTGGTGGAAACTCCCCTTTGTTTCAGAATTTCTTCGGAGAAATGGATTTGACTCTGCTCTAAAAATGTTTGTTGGTAGTGAGTCTGTGTCTGCACGGCAGTTTGTGGAATATGCCTTTGGACAGTTAAAGTCTTTCAATGATGCAAATTTTTTGAAGGAGCGTTTGTTAAATGGTAATAAGATTGGGGTTGAAGGTGTCAGGAAATCCAATGATTCATCTGTGTCAGAGATGTCTTTCTCACATGGGGAAAGTAGTCCAGAAGCCACTTTTAGTGACACTAGTAACAACAGTGAGAATAATTCAGAGGAGTTCCAATTGGATAATTCTGGCATGGCTAATGGGCAGAACGCTAAACCAGTAGCACAAATTGGTAATATGCAGTTTGATAATCACTTCTGGAAGAACTTTGCAGATGTTATCAATCAAAATGTTGTTCAGAAACTTGGAGTTCCTATTCCAGAGAAATTAAAGTGGGATGGATTTGACTTGTTAAACAAAATTGGCCTGCAGTCCCAAGAAATTGCAGAAGCAAAATATATTGAATCTGGGCTTGCAACTCCAGATTATCAAGATACTCAAGGGGATAATGTACCTGAATCTGGGTCTGCAACTCGTGAAGATCCGGAAAATAAGAACGATAAAGCGATTGGACCACTTACCATTAACACTATACAATCTTCTCTTCCAGACATAAAGAAGGCAACGCAGGATTTACTAAGACAAACAGATTCCATTTTAGGAGCATTAATGGTGTTGACTGCTGCAGTTTCTCAGTCCAAAAAGGAAGGACAGGAGAATGAAAATAAAGAAGACTCCTCTACTAAAGTGGAAACCAGTGTCTCTAGGTACAGTGGTGGTGAGAAGCTCCCTAGAACACTGGATGGTTCAGTATTAGATGAGAAGAAGACTGAAGAAATGAAAGAACTCTTTACTACTGCTGAAAGTGCTATGGAAGCCTGGGCAATGCTTGCCAGTTCCCTGGGCCATCCAAGTTTTATCAAATCAGAATTTGAGAAACTCTGTTTTCTGGATAATGAAACCACAGATACCCAG GCTGCAATTTGGCGTGACTCAGCAAGGAGGCGATTAGTTGTTGCTTTTAGGGGGACTGAACAA GCAAGATGGAAGGACTTACGGACAGATTTAATGCTTGTTCCTGCTGG GCTAAACCCTGAAAGGATTGGTGGAGACTTCAAGCAAGAAGTCCAA GTTCATAGTGGATTTTTAAGTGCATATGATTCTGTTAGGATAAGGATTATCTCCCTCATCAAGGCATCAATCGGATATAT AGATGAACTTTTGGAGCCACAGCACAGATGGCAAGTTTATGTGACCGGTCATAGTTTGGGTGGTGCACTAGCTACTCTTCTTGCTCTTGAACTTTCATCAAGTAAATTAGCAAA ATGTGGGGCAATTTCAGTGACTATGTATAACTTTGGTTCTCCTAGAGTTGGTAACAGAAGATTTGCAGAAGTATATAATGAG AAAGTTAAAGATAGCTGGAGAATTGTTAACCACAGAGACATTATACCTACTGTCCCTCGTTTGATGGGTTATTGTCATGTGGCTCAGCCTGTTTATCTTGCTGCTGGGGAACTAAAAGATGCTTTg GAAAATATGGAGCTTTGGAAAGATGGTTATCAGGGTGATGTTATCGGGGAGTACACACCAGATGTTCTTGTCACTGAATTT ATGAAAGGAGAAAGGGAACTGATTGAACAGATATTACAAACTGAAATCAACATATTTCGTGCAATACGCGACGGGAGTGCACTTATGCAACACATGGAGGATTTCTACTACATCTCACTGCTAGAG ACTGTGAGATCAAATTACCAAACAGTTGCAAGCTCGAGGAAAATTGAAGAAGGAAGCAGCCAAAGCTGA
- the LOC107957074 gene encoding protein BLISTER isoform X1 has product MASAQALPSSRKQEHLEAGKRRLEEFRKKKAAEKAKKAASTSQTNVSDVSLNEKQQLETEHVRVIDSGGAGTSDGPNLSSVKIINNNKATEVKSNNIHAFPSSLANNYNSSSTEVHVHAKGQENEKYVASWNAGRFYNDSLQAEHMSNDFQEPRSKEDDGYSKVSTVLNPISSENFVSKISPQNSLQSKASEGSLLGSSHALTSLYEDSAQSNSGGRGSILEVGQNLQGTGDFKEPMISDFGEGKFSSSSGGFPSLHVPSIQTSGSSEFSFDARSSSSHTPLHSVANDTSSRRSRPSFLDSLNVSGASSGSLFQHNQPTKEVFAPQSSQFNTGNTMGSSPFERPSTEIGNVGTYSKLGFSNFPSGNEYSGQFSAPASSNGDLSKVIVANENILEKKHDFYSTKQNEDFAALEQHIEDLTQEKFSLQRALEASRTLAESLAAENSSLTDSYNQQRSVVNQLKSDMESLQEEIKAQLAELESFKMEYANARLECNAADERANILASEVIGLEEKALRLRSNELKLERQLENSQAEISSFKKKMSSLEKDRQDLLSTIEALQEEKKVIQSKLRDSFLRGKSVDAIKNPASKKDMSTSTEDLATTETTSDDNTNDTSSLSLLPEDGGFEVSSVHIPPDQIRMIQNINSLISELRLEKEELAQALSSELSQSSKLKEVNEELSRKLEAQTQRLELLTAQSLASEYIPARQPEPRKVDDSTPYADEGDEVVERVLGWIMKLFPGGPSRQRTNKRLSY; this is encoded by the exons ATGGCGTCGGCTCAGGCCTTGCCTTCTTCACGGAAACAAGAGCATCTAGAAGCTGGGAAGCGCCGG CTGGAGGAATTCCGTAAGAAAAAAGCAGCTGAGAAAGCCAAGAAGGCAGCATCTACCTCCCAAACCAATGTTTCTGATGTTAGCTTAAATGAAAAACAGCAATTAGAAACTGAACATGTGCGGGTTATTGACTCAGGTGGTGCTGGTACATCTGATGGACCCAATCTCTCttctgtaaaaataattaacaacaaTAAAGCAACTGAAGTTAAATCAAACAACATTCATGCTTTCCCATCTTCTTTGGCAAATAATTATAATTCGTCCTCTACAGAAGTGCATGTACATGCAAAAGGTCAAGAAAATGAGAAATATGTTGCTTCATGGAATGCTGGACGATTTTATAATGATAGCCTACAGGCAGAACATATGAGTAACGACTTTCAAGAACCCAGGTCAAAAGAAGATGATGGCTATTCGAAGGTTTCTACAGTTTTAAATCCTATTTCTTCTGAAAATTTTGTCAGTAAAATATCTCCACAGAATTCACTGCAAAGCAAGGCCAGTGAAGGCAGCTTGCTAGGTAGCAGCCATGCCCTAACTTCTTTATATGAAG ACTCTGCTCAATCTAACTCAGGTGGAAGAGGGTCTATCCTTGAAGTCGGGCAGAACTTGCAAGGAACTGGAGACTTTAAGGAACCTATGATTTCTGATTTTGGAGAAGGAAAATTCAGTAGTTCATCTGGTGGTTTTCCAAGTTTGCATGTTCCATCCATACAGACATCTGGATCATCAGAGTTCAGTTTTGATGCCAGAAGTTCCTCAAGCCACACGCCACTGCATTCAGTTGCAAATGATACTAGTTCTAGGAGATCTCGTCCATCTTTCCTTGATTCTCTGAATGTATCTGGAGCTTCTTCTGGGTCTCTTTTTCAACATAATCAACCTACAAAGGAAGTGTTCGCACCCCAGAGTTCACAATTTAACACTGGTAATACGATGGGGTCATCTCCTTTTGAGAGACCGTCAACAGAGATTGGAAATGTGGGAACTTACTCCAAGCTTGGGTTCTCTAATTTTCCTAGCGGTAACGAGTATTCTGGGCAATTTTCAGCTCCTGCTAGTAGTAATGGTGACCTCTCGAAGGTGATTGTTGCTAATGAGAATATCTTGGAGAAGAAGCATGATTTTTACTCTACCAAACAGAATGAGGATTTTGCTGCTTTGGAGCAG CATATTGAAGATTTGACTCAGGAAAAGTTTTCACTGCAACGAGCTCTTGAGGCCTCACGTACATTAGCAGAATCTTTGGCTGCTGAAAATTCATCTTTGACTGATAGTTATAACCAACAG AGAAGTGTTGTCAACCAGCTAAAATCTGACATGGAGAGCTTACAAGAAGAAATCAAGGCCCAACTG GCAGAGCTCGAGTCTTTTAAAATGGAATATGCAAATGCACGACTGGAATGTAATGCAGCTGATGAACGTGCTAATATATTGGCTTCTGAAGTCATTGGTTTGGAAGAGAAG GCACTTCGATTAAGGTCAAATGAGCTAAAATTGGAGAGACAATTGGAGAACTCACAGGCTGAAATTTCTTCTTTCAA AAAGAAAATGTCAAGCTTAGAGAAAGATCGTCAGGATTTGCTGTCAACTATTGAAGCTCTTCAAGAAG AGAAGAAGGTAATCCAGTCTAAACTACGAGACTCTTTCCTCAGAGGAAAGTCTGTTGATGCTATCAAGAATCCTGCTAGTAAGAAGGATATGTCGACTTCAACCGAAGATCTTG CAACCACGGAAACTACTTCTGATGACAACACTAATGACACCTCTAGTTTGAGTTTGCTGCCTGAGGATGGAGGATTTGAAGTTTCTTCTGTTCACATTCCTCCTGATCAAATAAGAATGATTCAGAacattaattctttaatttctgaG TTAAGATTGGAGAAAGAAGAACTGGCACAAGCTTTGTCATCCGAGTTATCTCAAAGTTCAAAGCTGAAG GAGGTGAATGAGGAGTTGTCTAGGAAACTTGAAGCTCAAACTCAAAGATTGGAGCTTCTGACAGCTCAAAGTCTGGCAAGTGAGTATATCCCGGCTAGACAACCTGAGCCTCGAAAAGTTGATGATAGTACTCCGTATGCAGATGAGGGTGATGAG GTGGTGGAAAGGGTTTTAGGATGGATAATGAAGCTCTTTCCTGGGGGGCCATCAAGACAGAGAACCAACAAGCGGCTTTCATACTGA
- the LOC107957074 gene encoding protein BLISTER isoform X3 — protein sequence MASAQALPSSRKQEHLEAGKRRLEEFRKKKAAEKAKKAASTSQTNVSDVSLNEKQQLETEHVRVIDSEVHVHAKGQENEKYVASWNAGRFYNDSLQAEHMSNDFQEPRSKEDDGYSKVSTVLNPISSENFVSKISPQNSLQSKASEGSLLGSSHALTSLYEDSAQSNSGGRGSILEVGQNLQGTGDFKEPMISDFGEGKFSSSSGGFPSLHVPSIQTSGSSEFSFDARSSSSHTPLHSVANDTSSRRSRPSFLDSLNVSGASSGSLFQHNQPTKEVFAPQSSQFNTGNTMGSSPFERPSTEIGNVGTYSKLGFSNFPSGNEYSGQFSAPASSNGDLSKVIVANENILEKKHDFYSTKQNEDFAALEQHIEDLTQEKFSLQRALEASRTLAESLAAENSSLTDSYNQQRSVVNQLKSDMESLQEEIKAQLAELESFKMEYANARLECNAADERANILASEVIGLEEKALRLRSNELKLERQLENSQAEISSFKKKMSSLEKDRQDLLSTIEALQEEKKVIQSKLRDSFLRGKSVDAIKNPASKKDMSTSTEDLATTETTSDDNTNDTSSLSLLPEDGGFEVSSVHIPPDQIRMIQNINSLISELRLEKEELAQALSSELSQSSKLKEVNEELSRKLEAQTQRLELLTAQSLASEYIPARQPEPRKVDDSTPYADEGDEVVERVLGWIMKLFPGGPSRQRTNKRLSY from the exons ATGGCGTCGGCTCAGGCCTTGCCTTCTTCACGGAAACAAGAGCATCTAGAAGCTGGGAAGCGCCGG CTGGAGGAATTCCGTAAGAAAAAAGCAGCTGAGAAAGCCAAGAAGGCAGCATCTACCTCCCAAACCAATGTTTCTGATGTTAGCTTAAATGAAAAACAGCAATTAGAAACTGAACATGTGCGGGTTATTGACTCAG AAGTGCATGTACATGCAAAAGGTCAAGAAAATGAGAAATATGTTGCTTCATGGAATGCTGGACGATTTTATAATGATAGCCTACAGGCAGAACATATGAGTAACGACTTTCAAGAACCCAGGTCAAAAGAAGATGATGGCTATTCGAAGGTTTCTACAGTTTTAAATCCTATTTCTTCTGAAAATTTTGTCAGTAAAATATCTCCACAGAATTCACTGCAAAGCAAGGCCAGTGAAGGCAGCTTGCTAGGTAGCAGCCATGCCCTAACTTCTTTATATGAAG ACTCTGCTCAATCTAACTCAGGTGGAAGAGGGTCTATCCTTGAAGTCGGGCAGAACTTGCAAGGAACTGGAGACTTTAAGGAACCTATGATTTCTGATTTTGGAGAAGGAAAATTCAGTAGTTCATCTGGTGGTTTTCCAAGTTTGCATGTTCCATCCATACAGACATCTGGATCATCAGAGTTCAGTTTTGATGCCAGAAGTTCCTCAAGCCACACGCCACTGCATTCAGTTGCAAATGATACTAGTTCTAGGAGATCTCGTCCATCTTTCCTTGATTCTCTGAATGTATCTGGAGCTTCTTCTGGGTCTCTTTTTCAACATAATCAACCTACAAAGGAAGTGTTCGCACCCCAGAGTTCACAATTTAACACTGGTAATACGATGGGGTCATCTCCTTTTGAGAGACCGTCAACAGAGATTGGAAATGTGGGAACTTACTCCAAGCTTGGGTTCTCTAATTTTCCTAGCGGTAACGAGTATTCTGGGCAATTTTCAGCTCCTGCTAGTAGTAATGGTGACCTCTCGAAGGTGATTGTTGCTAATGAGAATATCTTGGAGAAGAAGCATGATTTTTACTCTACCAAACAGAATGAGGATTTTGCTGCTTTGGAGCAG CATATTGAAGATTTGACTCAGGAAAAGTTTTCACTGCAACGAGCTCTTGAGGCCTCACGTACATTAGCAGAATCTTTGGCTGCTGAAAATTCATCTTTGACTGATAGTTATAACCAACAG AGAAGTGTTGTCAACCAGCTAAAATCTGACATGGAGAGCTTACAAGAAGAAATCAAGGCCCAACTG GCAGAGCTCGAGTCTTTTAAAATGGAATATGCAAATGCACGACTGGAATGTAATGCAGCTGATGAACGTGCTAATATATTGGCTTCTGAAGTCATTGGTTTGGAAGAGAAG GCACTTCGATTAAGGTCAAATGAGCTAAAATTGGAGAGACAATTGGAGAACTCACAGGCTGAAATTTCTTCTTTCAA AAAGAAAATGTCAAGCTTAGAGAAAGATCGTCAGGATTTGCTGTCAACTATTGAAGCTCTTCAAGAAG AGAAGAAGGTAATCCAGTCTAAACTACGAGACTCTTTCCTCAGAGGAAAGTCTGTTGATGCTATCAAGAATCCTGCTAGTAAGAAGGATATGTCGACTTCAACCGAAGATCTTG CAACCACGGAAACTACTTCTGATGACAACACTAATGACACCTCTAGTTTGAGTTTGCTGCCTGAGGATGGAGGATTTGAAGTTTCTTCTGTTCACATTCCTCCTGATCAAATAAGAATGATTCAGAacattaattctttaatttctgaG TTAAGATTGGAGAAAGAAGAACTGGCACAAGCTTTGTCATCCGAGTTATCTCAAAGTTCAAAGCTGAAG GAGGTGAATGAGGAGTTGTCTAGGAAACTTGAAGCTCAAACTCAAAGATTGGAGCTTCTGACAGCTCAAAGTCTGGCAAGTGAGTATATCCCGGCTAGACAACCTGAGCCTCGAAAAGTTGATGATAGTACTCCGTATGCAGATGAGGGTGATGAG GTGGTGGAAAGGGTTTTAGGATGGATAATGAAGCTCTTTCCTGGGGGGCCATCAAGACAGAGAACCAACAAGCGGCTTTCATACTGA
- the LOC107957074 gene encoding protein BLISTER isoform X4 produces the protein MSNDFQEPRSKEDDGYSKVSTVLNPISSENFVSKISPQNSLQSKASEGSLLGSSHALTSLYEDSAQSNSGGRGSILEVGQNLQGTGDFKEPMISDFGEGKFSSSSGGFPSLHVPSIQTSGSSEFSFDARSSSSHTPLHSVANDTSSRRSRPSFLDSLNVSGASSGSLFQHNQPTKEVFAPQSSQFNTGNTMGSSPFERPSTEIGNVGTYSKLGFSNFPSGNEYSGQFSAPASSNGDLSKVIVANENILEKKHDFYSTKQNEDFAALEQHIEDLTQEKFSLQRALEASRTLAESLAAENSSLTDSYNQQRSVVNQLKSDMESLQEEIKAQLAELESFKMEYANARLECNAADERANILASEVIGLEEKALRLRSNELKLERQLENSQAEISSFKKKMSSLEKDRQDLLSTIEALQEEKKVIQSKLRDSFLRGKSVDAIKNPASKKDMSTSTEDLATTETTSDDNTNDTSSLSLLPEDGGFEVSSVHIPPDQIRMIQNINSLISELRLEKEELAQALSSELSQSSKLKEVNEELSRKLEAQTQRLELLTAQSLASEYIPARQPEPRKVDDSTPYADEGDEVVERVLGWIMKLFPGGPSRQRTNKRLSY, from the exons ATGAGTAACGACTTTCAAGAACCCAGGTCAAAAGAAGATGATGGCTATTCGAAGGTTTCTACAGTTTTAAATCCTATTTCTTCTGAAAATTTTGTCAGTAAAATATCTCCACAGAATTCACTGCAAAGCAAGGCCAGTGAAGGCAGCTTGCTAGGTAGCAGCCATGCCCTAACTTCTTTATATGAAG ACTCTGCTCAATCTAACTCAGGTGGAAGAGGGTCTATCCTTGAAGTCGGGCAGAACTTGCAAGGAACTGGAGACTTTAAGGAACCTATGATTTCTGATTTTGGAGAAGGAAAATTCAGTAGTTCATCTGGTGGTTTTCCAAGTTTGCATGTTCCATCCATACAGACATCTGGATCATCAGAGTTCAGTTTTGATGCCAGAAGTTCCTCAAGCCACACGCCACTGCATTCAGTTGCAAATGATACTAGTTCTAGGAGATCTCGTCCATCTTTCCTTGATTCTCTGAATGTATCTGGAGCTTCTTCTGGGTCTCTTTTTCAACATAATCAACCTACAAAGGAAGTGTTCGCACCCCAGAGTTCACAATTTAACACTGGTAATACGATGGGGTCATCTCCTTTTGAGAGACCGTCAACAGAGATTGGAAATGTGGGAACTTACTCCAAGCTTGGGTTCTCTAATTTTCCTAGCGGTAACGAGTATTCTGGGCAATTTTCAGCTCCTGCTAGTAGTAATGGTGACCTCTCGAAGGTGATTGTTGCTAATGAGAATATCTTGGAGAAGAAGCATGATTTTTACTCTACCAAACAGAATGAGGATTTTGCTGCTTTGGAGCAG CATATTGAAGATTTGACTCAGGAAAAGTTTTCACTGCAACGAGCTCTTGAGGCCTCACGTACATTAGCAGAATCTTTGGCTGCTGAAAATTCATCTTTGACTGATAGTTATAACCAACAG AGAAGTGTTGTCAACCAGCTAAAATCTGACATGGAGAGCTTACAAGAAGAAATCAAGGCCCAACTG GCAGAGCTCGAGTCTTTTAAAATGGAATATGCAAATGCACGACTGGAATGTAATGCAGCTGATGAACGTGCTAATATATTGGCTTCTGAAGTCATTGGTTTGGAAGAGAAG GCACTTCGATTAAGGTCAAATGAGCTAAAATTGGAGAGACAATTGGAGAACTCACAGGCTGAAATTTCTTCTTTCAA AAAGAAAATGTCAAGCTTAGAGAAAGATCGTCAGGATTTGCTGTCAACTATTGAAGCTCTTCAAGAAG AGAAGAAGGTAATCCAGTCTAAACTACGAGACTCTTTCCTCAGAGGAAAGTCTGTTGATGCTATCAAGAATCCTGCTAGTAAGAAGGATATGTCGACTTCAACCGAAGATCTTG CAACCACGGAAACTACTTCTGATGACAACACTAATGACACCTCTAGTTTGAGTTTGCTGCCTGAGGATGGAGGATTTGAAGTTTCTTCTGTTCACATTCCTCCTGATCAAATAAGAATGATTCAGAacattaattctttaatttctgaG TTAAGATTGGAGAAAGAAGAACTGGCACAAGCTTTGTCATCCGAGTTATCTCAAAGTTCAAAGCTGAAG GAGGTGAATGAGGAGTTGTCTAGGAAACTTGAAGCTCAAACTCAAAGATTGGAGCTTCTGACAGCTCAAAGTCTGGCAAGTGAGTATATCCCGGCTAGACAACCTGAGCCTCGAAAAGTTGATGATAGTACTCCGTATGCAGATGAGGGTGATGAG GTGGTGGAAAGGGTTTTAGGATGGATAATGAAGCTCTTTCCTGGGGGGCCATCAAGACAGAGAACCAACAAGCGGCTTTCATACTGA
- the LOC107957074 gene encoding protein BLISTER isoform X2, translating into MASAQALPSSRKQEHLEAGKRRLEEFRKKKAAEKAKKAASTSQTNVSDVSLNEKQQLETEHVRVIDSGGAEVHVHAKGQENEKYVASWNAGRFYNDSLQAEHMSNDFQEPRSKEDDGYSKVSTVLNPISSENFVSKISPQNSLQSKASEGSLLGSSHALTSLYEDSAQSNSGGRGSILEVGQNLQGTGDFKEPMISDFGEGKFSSSSGGFPSLHVPSIQTSGSSEFSFDARSSSSHTPLHSVANDTSSRRSRPSFLDSLNVSGASSGSLFQHNQPTKEVFAPQSSQFNTGNTMGSSPFERPSTEIGNVGTYSKLGFSNFPSGNEYSGQFSAPASSNGDLSKVIVANENILEKKHDFYSTKQNEDFAALEQHIEDLTQEKFSLQRALEASRTLAESLAAENSSLTDSYNQQRSVVNQLKSDMESLQEEIKAQLAELESFKMEYANARLECNAADERANILASEVIGLEEKALRLRSNELKLERQLENSQAEISSFKKKMSSLEKDRQDLLSTIEALQEEKKVIQSKLRDSFLRGKSVDAIKNPASKKDMSTSTEDLATTETTSDDNTNDTSSLSLLPEDGGFEVSSVHIPPDQIRMIQNINSLISELRLEKEELAQALSSELSQSSKLKEVNEELSRKLEAQTQRLELLTAQSLASEYIPARQPEPRKVDDSTPYADEGDEVVERVLGWIMKLFPGGPSRQRTNKRLSY; encoded by the exons ATGGCGTCGGCTCAGGCCTTGCCTTCTTCACGGAAACAAGAGCATCTAGAAGCTGGGAAGCGCCGG CTGGAGGAATTCCGTAAGAAAAAAGCAGCTGAGAAAGCCAAGAAGGCAGCATCTACCTCCCAAACCAATGTTTCTGATGTTAGCTTAAATGAAAAACAGCAATTAGAAACTGAACATGTGCGGGTTATTGACTCAGGTGGTGCTG AAGTGCATGTACATGCAAAAGGTCAAGAAAATGAGAAATATGTTGCTTCATGGAATGCTGGACGATTTTATAATGATAGCCTACAGGCAGAACATATGAGTAACGACTTTCAAGAACCCAGGTCAAAAGAAGATGATGGCTATTCGAAGGTTTCTACAGTTTTAAATCCTATTTCTTCTGAAAATTTTGTCAGTAAAATATCTCCACAGAATTCACTGCAAAGCAAGGCCAGTGAAGGCAGCTTGCTAGGTAGCAGCCATGCCCTAACTTCTTTATATGAAG ACTCTGCTCAATCTAACTCAGGTGGAAGAGGGTCTATCCTTGAAGTCGGGCAGAACTTGCAAGGAACTGGAGACTTTAAGGAACCTATGATTTCTGATTTTGGAGAAGGAAAATTCAGTAGTTCATCTGGTGGTTTTCCAAGTTTGCATGTTCCATCCATACAGACATCTGGATCATCAGAGTTCAGTTTTGATGCCAGAAGTTCCTCAAGCCACACGCCACTGCATTCAGTTGCAAATGATACTAGTTCTAGGAGATCTCGTCCATCTTTCCTTGATTCTCTGAATGTATCTGGAGCTTCTTCTGGGTCTCTTTTTCAACATAATCAACCTACAAAGGAAGTGTTCGCACCCCAGAGTTCACAATTTAACACTGGTAATACGATGGGGTCATCTCCTTTTGAGAGACCGTCAACAGAGATTGGAAATGTGGGAACTTACTCCAAGCTTGGGTTCTCTAATTTTCCTAGCGGTAACGAGTATTCTGGGCAATTTTCAGCTCCTGCTAGTAGTAATGGTGACCTCTCGAAGGTGATTGTTGCTAATGAGAATATCTTGGAGAAGAAGCATGATTTTTACTCTACCAAACAGAATGAGGATTTTGCTGCTTTGGAGCAG CATATTGAAGATTTGACTCAGGAAAAGTTTTCACTGCAACGAGCTCTTGAGGCCTCACGTACATTAGCAGAATCTTTGGCTGCTGAAAATTCATCTTTGACTGATAGTTATAACCAACAG AGAAGTGTTGTCAACCAGCTAAAATCTGACATGGAGAGCTTACAAGAAGAAATCAAGGCCCAACTG GCAGAGCTCGAGTCTTTTAAAATGGAATATGCAAATGCACGACTGGAATGTAATGCAGCTGATGAACGTGCTAATATATTGGCTTCTGAAGTCATTGGTTTGGAAGAGAAG GCACTTCGATTAAGGTCAAATGAGCTAAAATTGGAGAGACAATTGGAGAACTCACAGGCTGAAATTTCTTCTTTCAA AAAGAAAATGTCAAGCTTAGAGAAAGATCGTCAGGATTTGCTGTCAACTATTGAAGCTCTTCAAGAAG AGAAGAAGGTAATCCAGTCTAAACTACGAGACTCTTTCCTCAGAGGAAAGTCTGTTGATGCTATCAAGAATCCTGCTAGTAAGAAGGATATGTCGACTTCAACCGAAGATCTTG CAACCACGGAAACTACTTCTGATGACAACACTAATGACACCTCTAGTTTGAGTTTGCTGCCTGAGGATGGAGGATTTGAAGTTTCTTCTGTTCACATTCCTCCTGATCAAATAAGAATGATTCAGAacattaattctttaatttctgaG TTAAGATTGGAGAAAGAAGAACTGGCACAAGCTTTGTCATCCGAGTTATCTCAAAGTTCAAAGCTGAAG GAGGTGAATGAGGAGTTGTCTAGGAAACTTGAAGCTCAAACTCAAAGATTGGAGCTTCTGACAGCTCAAAGTCTGGCAAGTGAGTATATCCCGGCTAGACAACCTGAGCCTCGAAAAGTTGATGATAGTACTCCGTATGCAGATGAGGGTGATGAG GTGGTGGAAAGGGTTTTAGGATGGATAATGAAGCTCTTTCCTGGGGGGCCATCAAGACAGAGAACCAACAAGCGGCTTTCATACTGA